Sequence from the Clostridium botulinum genome:
CTTCTTTCATACCATTTAGCACTCAAATAAGTTAATATTAAAAATAAACTAGTTGATACTATTATACTAAATGGAATAGATGAATAAGAAAGTACTTCTGGAGTAAAAGTTTGACTTTCTGGTAATGCCATTAAACCATTAGGTAGAACTCCTAAAACTGGACACATAATTCTAAACGGATAAGAAAATGGTATCATCCACCAATAACTTTTTACAGCCATAATTCCCCAAAAAAGATTAGCTACTAAACTTAAAATTACAGTTCCAAACAGTCCTATTTTATTTTCTAAAAAAATATTTAATGGTACTTGCCACATAAAAGTAATAATAAGTAATATTGTTGCATAAATTCTATTTATAAGTGAAATTTCTTTCATACTTTCTAAGTTAATTAAAACTACACCTAGCTCACTGCAAAATAAAATAATAATACATGAAATAGATAAATTCTTTATTCCAATTAAAATTTTTGCAAACCATACTTTCTTTAAATCTATTGGAAGAGATATTACTGCTGTATTTTTCATTTTTCCATCAATTCTACTTAATAAACAACATCCTAATGACAGTGAACCTGGTAGCATCATAGTATACCACCAATTATAACTATCAATTTGAAAATAATTTACTGCAAGAAACATAGATAATAAAATTGTTAATAGTGGTGCTAACCATACAAGTTTATTTAAAAATGTATTTTTAGTTTTTTTATTCTCTGCTAAAATATATTTAAGCATTTTTTACACCTCTCTTCTATACTTTCCTGCAATTTCTATAAATAACTCTTCTAATTCTTCGCCTTTTCTTAGTTTTCCTTGATAGCCTAAAATACCACCACATATAATTCCAATATGATCAGCAACTTGCTCCACTTCACTTAGTATATGACTTGATAATATAACTGTAATTCCTTTGCTAGGAAAAGATTTTATCAGTTCTCTAAGTTCTTGTATTCCAAATGGATCTAGACCATTAGTTGGTTCATCTAAAATAAGCAATTTAGGATTATTAAGTAATGCGATTGCAATTCCAAGCCTTTGTTTCATCCCCATTGAGAATTGTCCTGATTTTTTTCTTCCAGTATTTTTAAGTTCTACTATATCAAGAACTTCATCAATTCTTGAATCTGGCAATCCAAGTACTATAGTTCTAACTTTTAAATTTTCTCTTGCACTTAAATTTTCATATAAAGGAGCATTTTCTATCAATGACCCTATTAATTTCAAATCCTTTCTGCTCCATTTATGATCATTAAATAGTATTTCTCCAAAGCTAGGCTTAAGCATCCCCGTAATCATCTTTAATATAGTTGATTTTCCTGCACCATTAGGACCTAATAATCCATAAATAGAATTTCTTTCAACCAAAATAGATACACCTTTAACTGCCTCTTGTTTTTTAAATGTCTTACTTAAATTTTTTGTCTCTAATATAATATCTTTCATTTTTTATTCCTCCCTACAATAAAAGAATAAACTCTAATTATAAGGAAACTATAAGGAAATAAAAAAAAGATTCATCACTAAAAATTGATTAATCTATCGTCAGATTAATTCCATTTTCTTTTAAATATTCATGACACTTCTTATAATTTGGCATGACTTCTTCTACTCTGTTCCAAAATTGCTTTGAATGACTTCTAAAATCCATATG
This genomic interval carries:
- a CDS encoding lantibiotic protection ABC transporter ATP-binding protein, translating into MKDIILETKNLSKTFKKQEAVKGVSILVERNSIYGLLGPNGAGKSTILKMITGMLKPSFGEILFNDHKWSRKDLKLIGSLIENAPLYENLSARENLKVRTIVLGLPDSRIDEVLDIVELKNTGRKKSGQFSMGMKQRLGIAIALLNNPKLLILDEPTNGLDPFGIQELRELIKSFPSKGITVILSSHILSEVEQVADHIGIICGGILGYQGKLRKGEELEELFIEIAGKYRREV
- a CDS encoding lantibiotic immunity ABC transporter MutE/EpiE family permease subunit: MLKYILAENKKTKNTFLNKLVWLAPLLTILLSMFLAVNYFQIDSYNWWYTMMLPGSLSLGCCLLSRIDGKMKNTAVISLPIDLKKVWFAKILIGIKNLSISCIIILFCSELGVVLINLESMKEISLINRIYATILLIITFMWQVPLNIFLENKIGLFGTVILSLVANLFWGIMAVKSYWWMIPFSYPFRIMCPVLGVLPNGLMALPESQTFTPEVLSYSSIPFSIIVSTSLFLILTYLSAKWYERREV